A region of the Halalkalicoccus subterraneus genome:
CCCGAGGACTACAACCTCGCCTATGATCTGCTGCGGAAACACCCCGATCTCGACGCGCCGGCGCTCTTCCAGGTCGATTTCGATGGCCGCCGGGAGACCTACACCTTTCGTGACCTCGATCGGCTCTCGAACTGGGTCGCGAACGCGCTCGAATCGCGGGGGATCGAACGTGGCGACCGGATAGGCGTGGTCGTCCCCCAGAAACCCGAAAACGCCCTCACACACCTCGCCTGCTGGAAGATCGGCGCGATCTCGCTGCCGCTTTCTCCTTTGTTCGGTCCCGAGGCGCTCGGCCACCGACTCGAAGACAGCGGCGCGAAGGCAGTGGTCGCCGACACCTCGGTTCGGGAGACCGTCGCCGAAGTCGAAGGCGACTGTCCCGCACTTGAACACATCGTTGTCGTCGACGACTCTGGAGACGACTCCGTCGCATCGTTCGAGTCGCTTCTCGCCGAGGGCTCTGAGGAGTACGCGATCGCCGAGACGGACGCCGAGACGCCCGCGATAATCATGTACACGAGCGGATCGACCGGCCCGCCGAAGGGCGTTCTCCATTCGCATGGCGTGTGGGTGGGCCACTGTCCGGCGTTCTCGATGTACTTCGAACTCGATGTCGATGGAACGTACTGGACGCCCGCCGACTGGGCATGGATCGGCGCGCTCGGCGATCTCCTCTTTCCGGCGTGGCACTACGGCCAGCAGGTCGTGGGCAAAGCGATGGGAAAATTCGATCCCGAAGAGGCGTTCTCGATCATGGAGGAGTTCTCGGTTACGGGAGCGTTCCTCCCGCCGACGGCGATTCGCATGATGATGGACGTCGATTCCGATAGATATGACCTCTCGATCGAGGCGATCTGCTCGGGCGGCGAACCCCTGACCCCCGAAATTCTGAACTGGGCTGACGAGGTGCTCGGCGACGTGCCGGTCAACGAACTCTACGGCCAGACCGAGGCGAACCTGCTCGTGACGAACTGTCGCGAGTGGTTCCCCGCACGGGCCGGCAGCATGGGCAAACCGGTGCCGGGCCACGACGTCCGGGTGATCGATTCGGAGACGGGCGAGGAGCTACCCGTAGGAGAGGTCGGCGAGATCGCCGTGCGCCGCAAGGGCGACCCCGTCGTCTTCAACGAGTACTGGAACCGACCCGAAAAAACCGATAAGGCCCGCGTCGGCCCGTGGCACTGCACGGGCGACCTCGGCTACGCCGACGAGGAGGGCTATCTGTGGTTCAAGTCGCGCGACGACGACCTGATCATCACCAGCGGGTATCGCGTGGGTCCTCGCGAGGTCGAGGAGGTGCTGTTGGATCACGAGGCGGTCGCACAGGTCGGCGTGGTCGGTATCCCTGATGAAACCCGCGGCGAGATCGTCAAAGCGTTCGTCCAACCGGTTGGGGAAGGGTCCGAAACGCTCCGCGAGGGGCTACAGGAGCTCGTCCGCGATCGACTCGCCAAATACGAGTACCCTCGCGAGATCGAGTTCCGCGATGAACTCCCACAGACCACGACCGGCAAGATCAGGCGGAAGGACCTGACCGACTGACTTAGCCGTTTCCGAGCGTGTC
Encoded here:
- a CDS encoding AMP-binding protein, which translates into the protein MTRDIDSWYCDLAYDSYEDARETFEWNRPEDYNLAYDLLRKHPDLDAPALFQVDFDGRRETYTFRDLDRLSNWVANALESRGIERGDRIGVVVPQKPENALTHLACWKIGAISLPLSPLFGPEALGHRLEDSGAKAVVADTSVRETVAEVEGDCPALEHIVVVDDSGDDSVASFESLLAEGSEEYAIAETDAETPAIIMYTSGSTGPPKGVLHSHGVWVGHCPAFSMYFELDVDGTYWTPADWAWIGALGDLLFPAWHYGQQVVGKAMGKFDPEEAFSIMEEFSVTGAFLPPTAIRMMMDVDSDRYDLSIEAICSGGEPLTPEILNWADEVLGDVPVNELYGQTEANLLVTNCREWFPARAGSMGKPVPGHDVRVIDSETGEELPVGEVGEIAVRRKGDPVVFNEYWNRPEKTDKARVGPWHCTGDLGYADEEGYLWFKSRDDDLIITSGYRVGPREVEEVLLDHEAVAQVGVVGIPDETRGEIVKAFVQPVGEGSETLREGLQELVRDRLAKYEYPREIEFRDELPQTTTGKIRRKDLTD